In the Necator americanus strain Aroian chromosome X, whole genome shotgun sequence genome, GCTATCAGGAGTAGTGTGTCATATCatgtgcaggttgtgcggtgacgattatatgggggaaacgggacgcccacTGTGTAttcgggtcaaggagcatctagatggactcgcgaAATCTAAACTCTCCGTCCCGCTTAGGGCACACTTTAGGATAAGCcatcaaaactccgaaatagaAGTAGAGGTTACTATAATATCgttcgagtccgagatcatagcacgcagaacgctagagtcATTTTGGATCAAccccaaaaattcaaaaatgaacaggaaggatgagtgcattgcgatcacaaacgaactagccCCATATTAAAGtctgtgcgggttttgatctacggggcagGCCATCAGgttcttgtaaaaaaaaaacccttgtgactcatagttgtggtacgtggtgggctgttgcgttaccaagtgCAGCTAATGAAGTAAGCACCAACCAAAGTGTTGctgtttgcctaccgtttggatgctttctgtaggtgataaggcgcttgTGAGGATAAAACAGTAATGGGTTTGATTCTTCCAGACTCTGACGGAcgcgaaaacgccgaaacgttagctgttaataaatatcaataccaatcttggccacagttcaagcaaatcagtaaaaaaaagctaggtTTTAATAGAATTTAATTACCAACAAAGCttagattctgtgcacactggtctggaagatcgcgaataactttgtcgtaagaggaccaaaatacaaattttaagTAGATTTTCATAGAATAAGATTTGCCCTAAAAACagtcatatcgctgtttttttttccacctcttagtctttctgcaattttgatgggacgaaattgaacattttcccgacttttttgaaaaatgttgtttaaaaaataaaaaaaaaacaatttaaatttCGAGGGAACCAATCAATCCGAAAAGGAGTTTTGCACATAGGGGTTTCCTTAGTCCCTCTATCCAAATGTATgagtgatttttcaaaacgcCGTCCCATTTTTCTGGTATGGAAAACTTgtcaaaattctaattttgctCACGCGCCAAAAATAGTGTGACCTTGAATAAAATCTACACAGAATCCGAGCTTTTTGGCTATTAAATTCCACAAAATGCATGTTTAAACTACTAAACACAactttaaatttaattctcCATGTTTCAAAAGTGGTTCTAAGTTTCCAGCTCTTCTACAGaaatttgactcagcgggATTTCGAACCTACGTCTTCCCGTTGTAATATTATAGGAACAAATTGTTGAATTtctcgtgcttttttttcgacgttcCTTTGTAATTCGACCTATGCACctgactcttctcttttttcgtcgtATTATGTTCTTTAATCAATATTTAGAGACATTTCATAgattctaaaataaaaacagaatagAAATTACATTTCAATAGCAACATTCCAGAAGTACTTCAGCTAATTTGCTTCTTCTGCTACTTggtgtttcttctcttttgtcAGCTGTCGGCTACTGATGTTCTCATTTGCGATTCGTTCCTCAgataatttccaatttttctttttcgaaatacatgaaatttccaatatatcGAATTGGCATCAACCGAAAACTGTTGCAGGAACGTTGGaggtggaaaagaagaaagttgggtggtcgtattcgagagggtAGTGTCACATCACCAGGCTTGACCCTGCATACGACTCACTCAGAGAAAATTCGTATAATAGCGTTATTTTCTATAGAAAGTAGTGAAATACTTGAAGGATTAGGTTACTTTCGTGTTGTGGAGAGCATTTTATGAGTGTTTTTCTGTAAAGAAGTTAAATCGAATATATTGTGAAGAGATAAATTCttcggggcgggtgtagtgtagcggttagaggttccgcttcctgcacaatcgatcggaggttcaaattggccctagtgctcaccaagcctttcatccctccggggtagataaattgataccagacttgtctgggaggataaaaacactaacttgacacatcggctagccaccgcaagtcattgtataggccagatacacgttcgtaaacctcaaacgattctgaattgaagtgaacgtggggcgcatcccaagcggattgatcaaggccaggaactttatcctttatcctttaagttcttcaagaaattcttCTGTCATTTTAGTACGACCGCAGATATTTATTCACAAACTACCAGATGAAGTATGTGGCGGCTATGCGCTAGATTTCGCTGCCACCGTCTTGAGGAtactctttcttcctttcttaatattatttctaagtggtatttttctttctacacaAAACTCTTTTCAGATTATGCAAGAATCCACCATGGCTTCTGCGATATCGCATTACTCTGAAGATCCTTTTTTTGGCAACAAGGATTTGCTAACTCCTCAGTCAGCTAGGTGATTTGCAGTTGCAACTCAATGTCTTTTGAATTTCCATGAGCTTGTAAACTTTGAAACAATCTTATGTTCTATTTAAAAGCTGAGTTATTTTGCTACCATGTAATTTTCGTTTATAtactgtttgtttatttgagaaATTAGGTGGACAACATCCATCAAGTTCAAAAATTGCGTTTCAGactaaaggatgaagtgtcatCCCTGAAACTAGTCTAcattatttcatatatttaaCTATTACGACCATGTCATTTCGCCTTTGGTTTTTGTTCATCTCCTCTTTCAAGATTGCAATGATCTCATACCATCTTCATACTTTGTCTTTTTGCAAATGACTTACTTAAAGAATCAGTCGGCTTTCCTGGTGTAGTTCATCATTTCCCTGGAGACTCATCCTCATAAAACCGTTACAATTATTTACGAgtgattcaggaagaaaagCATAGCCAATAGCGTTAGCAGCAACCCAAGCTCAGGGCGAGGATCTGATCCATGTGAAAAGCGAGTTAcgtttcaagaaaagaactcAGGTAAGGCTTGAGAATCTTGAGTGGTTGGACCACATTAGTTTAGAAAgtttcacaaaacaaaagtCGTTTGCCGGTAAGAGGTCTATATTTCGTAATCCTTTTAGGTACTAAGGGACGTTTGATTGAAGGTGTTAAGTTTCTGTATGAGCGGTCCAGTCCAATTGAAGAGTGGTCCAGTGATAGCCGAGATAGTCCACTTCTTGAAATGAGCAGATACGACAACGTGCCGCCTTGTGGTCCGTTGACAAGAGGTTTAAGTCTTTCTTTATGTAACATCGATATCGCTAAACGTTTCCAACTTGCAGAACACAAAGATCGTTTGGTTTCTGATCCGTAACCTACAGCACTCTTCTCAAACGATGAAAACAAACCTAATAAGATATTTCCTACTTAAACCATTGTTTCTCATTTCACTTTTGCCTGTTACGTGATATTTGTCGCAGTACGGTCGTGCGTTTTTGCGTTCCATGATTTAATTATACCATAAgcgttttgttcttttttcgtttatttgaaACAGTTCCATTTGTTAGGGAAAATCTCTTCTTCTTGGTGCAGCATTTCCTTTGCATCTATGCTCTGCAAGGCTTTTCCAAAGCGGTGTTTGCAGGGTCACTCTAAAACTCAAGATTTGGCATTGTTTGGGCCCTCTTTGTCAAAGTGATTGTGCTACTAGTATAGGAataacctttttttctactccatGTGCTAGCGCTTAACAtcttaaaagtaaaatagcaacaaaacgaaaagaaatatctTGCAAGACAACCATCGGAGAAAACATAGGTGCAAGACAAACATCAACGAAGCGCGTAGCACTGCAGAAGAATGTTTAAAGGCATTCTTcttttggagaatattctactTTGGAGATCTTGAGATTTTTGCGCATCTCGGGCATTGCGTGACCTTTCAAGGAAAGCAAAAGGTCTACAAGTGACCAGAGCTATTGCCTGTCAAAGTTCGCGCATTCGACATTTGAATATCGGTGCTCTCACAAACACCTCGTCTTTCGCACCGCACGTACATATCCTTAGTCTCAACGGCCGTATGATATTccatactctttttttcctaaaactgAACTATTCTGGGTCTAAGTTTTTGCAAGTTACAAACCATTTTGTCGCAATTAACGTCTTTCTTTCTTGCTGCTTTAAGTGAtgcattataaaaaaaacaaacaaacagtttTTGTATTCCAAAGGCTATGTCATTCAaacttttcacaatttttctatAGGGCTTATTGTTTCTTTATGCATATCATCAAAAATCTGATAGGGCTGGTAAAGATTGGAAGTTGAACTTGATTCCTTTCTTGCACAAATGATTGGAAATCGTCTAAAATGTTGGAGTAATGCGGTGTTGTTGGCGCGAATTCACTATTTTCTCCGTTTCCTTGGGGGTCTTCTAGATATTGTCATTAACATTCAACTTCAAAAACTGGCCGTTCCGTTTCGAGCGATCGATGAAtgcaaaaaacaagaaaatgtaTTGAGAACATGTTTGAATACTGATGTACTCGGAATGCTTCATACAATTTACCAgtctgattttgatttttccgatTTATCAGTCACACATTTCCTGTGGATTTTTATAGAACTTTTCTATCaacgatttcatttttttcctcagaaactTAGGTAGATTTCATAGATGAAAGTTTTCgtggttttctttctaaatgtgtcggtactacatttggagaacactcAAACTTGATTCTACATCTATATTTTGTTAAAacttccacaatttggaaacattatttaaagtatggattttctctttttattctcagcaattagcacagaatgatatGCTAATATAAAATTACATGAACTCATTATCgtgctgataaagataaagttctACGTCAGCTGCCGTGTCAGCCATTGGCATCCCTGCTTCCAATACATGAAGAAAAGGCGTTACCAAACTGAGACAAACGTACAAGAAATGAAACATAGgaatagatacgcggagggGTCATAAAGTTGAAACGCAACACGTGCAGTGTCTATGGCTATTGAACGGttcacaacgtctcatttactcTTTCCAAAACCCAGATGAATTAATtgcgcgatactactgcacAACCTCACACCAATTACACGCAGCGGGACCCATCCCAATATAATGTACCGCTTTACGGGGCCGGTCCCCCTCCAATCCTAGGGACTCGTTCCACACCATGTTATATCCTTCTGCATCGGCACTACATTTCGACCCCATAGTACCCGTCTCGccccactctatagctttctggcacagGCGCACCATTctgacgccgtgggacccggcTCACCCAATTTTAGAACTTGGTTGCACTGGTGCCGTGGGACCCATCCCCTCTCTTTATTTCGTGTCTGGCTGACTTACTAACTGACTGGCTGACACTCACACGTTATTAAATAGAATCATGATGATGTATAATGAATCGTGATAGTCCGCCGGTTGCGTTGCAAAAGCTGCCATTCGACAGTTCGCGAGAGGGAAAGACTTGTTCGAAAAAGTGCTTGGAAACATGTTTTATCCACTAGTTGTGACAGCCTCCTGCTCATTTAGGACTAATTTTTTATCCTTAGTTCTGTGCATGGAACTCTCCTGTATTTGCAATTTGTTCTTTTGTGGTATCACCAGTTACCGTGACAAAATGCCCCTCCTATCCAGTTATGAGCGTACAATGACAGCTGTTTTAAAATCTTGGCCTTTACTTGCCCTTATAATGTAGTTAAAAATGGCTCAGTTCCAAATATTACAAGCAAGATATGTACTTCATCGCCTCCCGGTACTAATCTACTATTATATAAAGGCCGGACCTATATGAATGGCCCATCTATCTATTCGACGCGAATTTCCACGGGCAGTCAAAGATAAAGAGGGCCTCAAACTCGGTAATTGAATGTTTGGATAGTCTGCAAAACTGCCGCTGAGTGCTTCATCTTTGCACCTTGCATCGCACGTGAGGAATTTTGAATTAGAGAGTGCGATAAGATTCACGAGACAACTGACAATTTGAGCGAGGGGACGGAGCAACATGTGCAATAGTGCCGTTACAAGTAGTGATGAGGAATGAGACAAGATAAAAACGCGTTGAACATTGTCTTAGGAAGTGATTGGGTTTCTCCTTTTGTATCCTCCAGAACTGGACGAAAGTCTGCTCCTAGAACTAATCGACAGCGTTTATCACATGCGTAGCCTGTAGTGCTGATCAACTCCATAAGTCTTTTGCGCTTTCGCTACAAACCTATTGCTTAAGGTTTACGGAATGCGACGAAAACTTTGAGGTAATTTGATTGCGGATATGGGTATGTTATAGAACGTCCCTCTAGGCAATTATCGACTTTATTGATACTAATCTATTTTGGTATGGACGgtgacaactttttttttctacgtacACCGATCACAATGTTTGCGTAGGACAACTAACTTCCGTTCCTTCCAAGGTAATCTACAGACTTCTTAGATAAtctagaggaaaaaattcttttctggtttgatattttttgaacacTTTACTTCTCATATTAGTGTCTTTATCTGAACTAGCGTTTTGTTACCACCGAGAGAAGTCGGCGAAATCGGGAGTTCGCAGTTATAAAGTATGTACAATACTGTGCATGAACATTCTTGCTCTTAACCTGTCatgaaatagaattttaaggacattttATACACCATTAGACTCCCCTCTTTGAGAACTGTCTAAAAACTAGCTTatcaaaaaaggaacaaaacgacctcaaatatgcgccaaaaagcaGCAACTGGAACCCAACATAGCTTGAGGTTATAGGTGATAAAGTGTTCAGAAActcaaattttcacatttcgtcagaacagcaagaaattgttggaGGCAAGCaacatgaaatttttgatttgttactttttttactcatttGTGCGATTTTGATCATTGTGTAAAATTGCTGTTCGTCCTCACTTTGAGCCCTTGCAGAAAACAGAgaagttatcaaaaaaaaaaaagccaacaaAATCGCGATTTAGCACGTCCACACCTGAATTTTGTTGCATTTGTAATGCATGTGGACAGACGGACTTTGTTCGTACAtcaagggcatcaccccacgaatctgaggtggtacggatttcaggcgaagtattcgtatacgggatcgtatattatggagagaggggtaatcccgtccatttcttcctaattgccgtaaaaaacggcccgaaagatacggcttcgagcgttccggcgcgctattttctacaatgagacCGGTttgagcgtgccagccttgtgcacgcgccgcatctaccGGACCATtttctatggcaattaggaagaaatggacggaatcaccttctctctctctctctctctctctctctctctctctctactatcccgtatacgaatactccacctgaaaccgtaccacctcagattcgtggggtgatgccttt is a window encoding:
- a CDS encoding hypothetical protein (NECATOR_CHRX.G25246.T2); protein product: MGYGGLSGIENPVAEHPNPLYFSASQQNEEICWVGIMSRTAARVSSSSQENEDCVAPQARQPSRRSDAVDDTEKILFSLPYISGDHEQSGTELSAKTRISERRDGVEIPPANLKCHLIMQESTMASAISHYSEDPFFGNKDLLTPQSARKKSIANSVSSNPSSGRGSDPCEKRVTFQEKNSGTKGRLIEGVKFLYERSSPIEEWSSDSRDSPLLEMSRYDNVPPCEHKDRLVSDP
- a CDS encoding hypothetical protein (NECATOR_CHRX.G25246.T1) — translated: MGYGGLSGIENPVAEHPNPLYFSASQQNEEICWVGIMSRTAARVSSSSQENEDCVAPQARQPSRRSDAVDDTEKILFSLPYISGDHEQSGTELSAKTRISERRDGVEIPPANLKCHLIMQESTMASAISHYSEDPFFGNKDLLTPQSARKKSIANSVSSNPSSGRGSDPCEKRVTFQEKNSGTKGRLIEGVKFLYERSSPIEEWSSDSRDSPLLEMSRYDNVPPCGPLTREHKDRLVSDP